One region of Zingiber officinale cultivar Zhangliang chromosome 7B, Zo_v1.1, whole genome shotgun sequence genomic DNA includes:
- the LOC122005045 gene encoding venom phosphodiesterase 2-like has translation MASVPTPAQSTGAEFDSSNPTMALLSTVASDESAMGARRSHATSLCPVLLTCASLAAAAAFAFLFSSSAPAAASRDSASDLSHTVRPLAKLSRPVVLLISSDGFRYGYQFKTATPNIHRLIANGTEAEPGLISVFPTLTFPNHYSIVTGLYPPYHGIINNHFVDPISGASFTMKNHDPEWWLGEPLWETVVDQGFRAATFFWPGSEVKKGTWDCPPRFCRHYDVSVPFEDRVDTILSHFDLPCDEIPVFMTLYFEDPDKQGHKVGADDPEITAAVARIDHMIGRLVAGLEKRGIFEDVTIILLGDHGMVGTCDKKLIFLDALSPWIKIPPEWIESTTPLLAIRPPAGVAPSEVVAKMNEALSSGKVEHGNYLKVYLKEDLPERLHYSASYRIPPIIGLLEEGFKVELETSKSCECGGSHGYDNAFFTMRTIFIAHGPQFARGRKIPSFENVEIYNVIASILKLKGAPNNGSASFPSTVLLANA, from the coding sequence ATGGCTTCTGTTCCTACTCCTGCACAATCCACCGGAGCTGAATTTGATTCTTCTAACCCGACCATGGCTCTTCTCTCCACCGTCGCCTCAGACGAATCTGCTATGGGCGCCCGAAGATCTCATGCAACGTCCCTCTGCCCAGTCCTCCTCACCTGCGCCTCCCTAGCAGCCGCGGCCGCTTTcgccttcctcttctcctcctccgccCCCGCTGCAGCATCCCGAGATTCGGCCTCTGATCTCTCACACACGGTGAGACCTCTCGCCAAGCTCTCCCGCCCCGTCGTCCTCCTCATCTCCTCCGACGGATTCCGCTACGGATACCAGTTCAAGACCGCCACACCCAACATCCACCGCCTGATCGCTAATGGCACCGAGGCAGAGCCCGGGCTCATATCGGTCTTCCCTACCCTTACCTTCCCCAACCACTACTCTATCGTCACAGGCCTCTATCCTCCCTACCACGGCATCATCAACAACCATTTCGTCGATCCAATCTCTGGCGCCTCCTTCACGATGAAGAACCACGATCCGGAGTGGTGGCTCGGGGAGCCGCTCTGGGAGACCGTCGTCGACCAGGGATTCCGCGCCGCCACCTTCTTCTGGCCCGGATCCGAAGTCAAGAAGGGAACTTGGGACTGCCCTCCCAGGTTCTGCCGGCATTACGACGTCTCAGTGCCGTTCGAGGATCGCGTGGACACCATCTTGAGCCACTTCGATCTCCCATGCGACGAGATACCCGTCTTCATGACCCTCTACTTCGAGGACCCAGATAAGCAAGGGCACAAGGTCGGTGCAGACGATCCAGAGATCACCGCCGCAGTAGCTCGAATCGACCACATGATCGGGAGATTGGTCGCCGGCCTGGAGAAAAGAGGCATCTTTGAGGACGTGACCATAATCCTGTTAGGCGATCATGGAATGGTGGGAACTTGTGATAAAAAACTGATCTTCCTTGATGCTCTATCTCCGTGGATCAAAATTCCCCCAGAATGGATCGAGTCCACAACTCCTCTGCTCGCAATTCGCCCGCCTGCCGGCGTTGCCCCGTCGGAAGTGGTGGCAAAGATGAACGAGGCATTGAGTTCGGGAAAGGTGGAGCATGGGAATTATTTAAAAGTGTACCTGAAAGAGGATCTGCCGGAACGGCTTCATTATTCTGCGAGCTACAGAATTCCACCCATCATTGGATTGCTGGAAGAAGGCTTCAAGGTGGAGCTGGAGACGTCCAAGAGCTGCGAGTGCGGCGGCTCGCATGGCTACGACAACGCATTCTTCACGATGAGGACCATTTTTATTGCGCACGGACCTCAGTTTGCGAGGGGAAGGAAGATTCCATCTTTCGAAAATGTAGAGATTTACAATGTGATCGCGTCCATTCTGAAGCTGAAGGGTGCACCCAACAACGGATCGGCATCGTTTCCGAGCACAGTTCTTCTCGCAAACGCTTGA